The following are encoded together in the Tepidiforma bonchosmolovskayae genome:
- a CDS encoding acyl-CoA carboxylase subunit beta encodes MTEQLTAEQKLQQLIALKEAAALGGGPKRIEAQHARGKLTARERIDLLLDPGTFEELDMLMRPRGSLAGGNVEAVVTGWGKVDGRPVYVFSYDFTVAGGSLSEAVAEKILKVMDLAMMTGAPIIGIQDSGGARIQDGPESLRGFGEIFAMNTLASGVVPQISVIMGPCAGGAVYSPAITDFVFMAEGSSYMFITGPDVVKSVTGEEVTQETLGGADVHASRSGVAHFAIAGEEATLAEVRRLLSFLPSNNAEDPPFVPTNDDVNRTEEDLLTIVPAEPNRPYDVREVIDRIVDDGDFMEVHEAFAPNIVVGFGRMGGRSVGFVANQPMHLAGSLDINASRKAARFVRFCDCFNIPLVTLVDVPGYLPGTSQEYNGIITHGAKLLYAYSEATVPKVAVVLRKAYGGAYLVMSSKHLRGDMNFAWPTGEIAVMGPDGAANVVYRDEIANAPDPEARRKELIEEYRQKFANPYIPAGRGFIDDVIDPRQTRPKIIRALEMLQNKADRNPPKKHGNIPL; translated from the coding sequence ATGACCGAACAGTTGACCGCTGAGCAGAAGCTCCAGCAGTTGATCGCCCTGAAGGAAGCTGCCGCGCTGGGCGGCGGCCCGAAGCGGATCGAGGCGCAGCACGCGCGCGGGAAGCTGACGGCGCGGGAGCGGATCGACCTGCTGCTGGACCCGGGGACGTTCGAAGAGCTGGACATGCTCATGCGGCCGCGGGGTTCGCTGGCGGGCGGCAACGTCGAGGCGGTCGTGACTGGATGGGGGAAGGTCGACGGGCGGCCGGTGTACGTGTTTTCGTACGACTTCACGGTCGCGGGCGGTTCGCTGAGCGAGGCGGTCGCCGAGAAGATTTTGAAGGTGATGGACCTGGCGATGATGACGGGGGCACCGATCATCGGGATCCAGGACTCGGGCGGGGCGCGCATCCAGGACGGCCCGGAGAGCCTGCGCGGCTTCGGCGAAATCTTTGCGATGAACACGCTCGCGAGCGGGGTGGTTCCGCAGATCAGCGTGATTATGGGGCCGTGCGCGGGCGGCGCCGTGTACAGCCCGGCGATCACGGACTTCGTCTTTATGGCCGAGGGCTCGAGCTACATGTTCATCACGGGCCCGGACGTGGTGAAGTCGGTGACAGGCGAAGAGGTGACACAGGAGACGCTGGGCGGCGCGGACGTTCACGCATCGCGGAGCGGGGTGGCGCATTTCGCCATCGCGGGCGAGGAGGCGACGCTGGCGGAGGTGCGGCGACTGCTGTCGTTCCTCCCGTCGAACAATGCGGAGGACCCGCCGTTTGTGCCGACGAACGATGACGTGAACCGGACCGAGGAGGACCTGCTGACGATTGTGCCGGCGGAGCCGAACCGGCCGTACGACGTGCGGGAGGTGATCGATCGGATCGTCGACGACGGCGACTTCATGGAGGTGCACGAGGCGTTTGCGCCGAACATCGTGGTCGGATTCGGCCGGATGGGCGGGCGGAGCGTGGGGTTTGTGGCGAACCAGCCGATGCACCTCGCGGGTTCACTGGACATCAACGCAAGCCGGAAGGCGGCGCGCTTCGTCCGCTTCTGCGACTGCTTCAACATTCCGCTGGTGACGCTGGTGGACGTGCCGGGCTACCTGCCGGGGACATCGCAGGAGTACAACGGCATCATCACGCACGGCGCCAAGCTGCTCTATGCGTACAGCGAGGCGACGGTGCCGAAGGTGGCGGTGGTGCTGCGGAAGGCGTACGGAGGTGCGTACCTCGTGATGTCGTCGAAGCACCTGCGGGGCGACATGAACTTTGCATGGCCGACGGGCGAGATTGCGGTGATGGGGCCTGACGGGGCGGCGAACGTGGTGTACCGGGACGAGATTGCGAACGCCCCGGACCCCGAGGCCCGGCGGAAGGAGCTGATCGAGGAGTACCGGCAGAAGTTCGCGAACCCGTATATCCCGGCGGGACGGGGGTTCATTGACGACGTAATCGACCCGCGGCAGACGCGGCCGAAGATCATCCGGGCGCTGGAGATGCTCCAGAATAAGGCGGACCGGAACCCGCCGAAGAAGCACGGGAACATCCCGCTGTAG
- a CDS encoding DUF512 domain-containing protein, which yields MRNTPAPGVISGVRPGSLAALAGLEPGDAVVRVNGRVPRDVVDVQFYAAEPEVEVLVRKANGLDDLIVFEKAIDEDIGWEFERATWDEVILCNNNCFFCFLKGLPRGMRKTLYVKDDDYRLSFLHGNFVTLTNLTEDDWARLEEQRLSPLNVSVHATDLELRRRMLANPDAPDILGQLRRLGELGIQAHTQIVLCPGVNDGEHLRRSIAELGALYPTVLTISVVPVGASPRLEEWALERDGIPLERPTPAYAREVIGLIRPFQREFRRRFGATIVQCSDEYYMTAGLPVPTARAYDGFPQYENGIGMVRRMLDDWARTRRRLQVRGVPPGVAGRRAVVGTARLMAPTLAAIAREFSALTGAEVEVRGVTNRVFGERVNVSGLVCGQDYVEQVRGERPPDCYILPRSSLDYFGEKFLDSMTVEEAEAGLGAPLGFASAWSEVVRILAEGPRRPGRNARTNGRFWAEPAPAGAAADS from the coding sequence GTGAGGAATACGCCGGCACCGGGGGTAATCAGCGGGGTACGGCCCGGTTCGCTGGCGGCGCTTGCCGGGCTGGAACCGGGCGATGCTGTGGTGCGGGTGAACGGGCGGGTGCCGCGCGACGTCGTGGATGTGCAGTTCTACGCCGCCGAGCCCGAGGTAGAGGTGCTGGTCCGGAAGGCGAACGGGCTCGACGACCTCATCGTGTTCGAGAAAGCGATCGACGAGGACATCGGGTGGGAGTTCGAGCGGGCGACGTGGGATGAGGTGATCCTCTGCAACAACAACTGCTTCTTCTGCTTCCTCAAGGGGCTGCCCAGGGGAATGCGGAAGACGCTGTACGTGAAGGACGACGACTACCGGCTTTCGTTCCTGCACGGCAATTTCGTGACGCTGACGAACCTGACCGAGGACGACTGGGCGCGGCTGGAGGAGCAGCGGCTCAGCCCGCTCAACGTGTCCGTGCACGCGACCGACCTGGAGCTGCGGCGGCGGATGCTGGCGAACCCCGATGCCCCGGACATCCTCGGGCAGCTGCGGCGGCTCGGGGAGCTGGGCATCCAGGCGCACACGCAGATTGTGCTCTGCCCGGGTGTGAACGATGGGGAGCACCTTCGGCGGTCGATTGCGGAGCTGGGAGCGCTGTACCCGACGGTGCTGACGATCAGCGTGGTGCCGGTGGGTGCGAGCCCGCGGCTGGAGGAGTGGGCGCTGGAGCGGGACGGGATTCCGCTGGAGCGGCCGACCCCCGCGTACGCCCGGGAGGTGATCGGGCTCATCCGGCCGTTCCAGCGCGAGTTCCGGCGGCGGTTCGGCGCGACGATTGTGCAGTGCAGCGACGAGTACTACATGACAGCGGGGCTGCCGGTGCCAACGGCGCGGGCGTATGACGGCTTCCCGCAGTACGAGAACGGGATCGGGATGGTGCGGCGGATGCTGGACGACTGGGCGCGGACGCGCCGGCGATTGCAGGTGCGGGGCGTGCCCCCGGGCGTGGCAGGCCGGCGGGCGGTGGTGGGTACGGCGCGGCTGATGGCACCGACGCTGGCGGCGATTGCGCGGGAGTTCTCCGCGCTGACCGGGGCGGAGGTGGAGGTCCGGGGGGTGACGAACCGGGTGTTCGGCGAGCGGGTGAACGTGAGCGGGCTGGTGTGCGGCCAGGATTATGTGGAGCAGGTGCGGGGCGAGCGGCCGCCCGACTGCTACATCCTGCCGCGGTCGAGCCTGGACTATTTCGGGGAGAAGTTCCTCGACTCGATGACCGTTGAGGAGGCGGAAGCGGGGCTGGGTGCGCCGCTGGGGTTCGCGAGTGCGTGGTCGGAGGTGGTGCGGATCCTGGCGGAGGGGCCGCGGCGGCCGGGGCGGAATGCGCGGACCAACGGGCGATTCTGGGCCGAGCCGGCGCCGGCAGGGGCGGCAGCAGATTCGTGA
- a CDS encoding HDOD domain-containing protein — protein MPEARQAGVDVVAAIEALPPLPAVALRVMQVAQDPKASASDLALVVSADPGLSSRILRVVNSAAYRRMREVTSVQQALVTLGFVQARNLAISGAIAGSYAPDALNALFRIETFWRHSIAVAFKAAELAGQGRRVDVPSAFTAGIVHNMGRLALFYRDPALVDQAVARAMAEGRTLEEVEAELGFDHAAAGELLARKWKLPEAICEAIGRHHEPLETNQTLAGCVAMADRYVVENGLLPGYVLPPEPGTVRVPAPEFAQLMKQVDALMELVTGQPVGVRAA, from the coding sequence ATGCCGGAGGCTCGCCAGGCGGGCGTGGATGTGGTCGCGGCGATCGAGGCGCTGCCGCCGCTGCCGGCGGTAGCGCTGCGGGTGATGCAGGTCGCGCAGGACCCGAAGGCGTCGGCCTCGGACCTGGCGCTGGTGGTTTCGGCGGACCCGGGCCTCAGCAGCCGGATCCTGCGGGTGGTGAACTCGGCGGCGTACCGGCGGATGCGGGAGGTGACCTCGGTCCAGCAGGCGCTGGTGACGCTGGGGTTCGTGCAGGCGCGGAACCTGGCGATTAGCGGGGCGATCGCGGGGTCGTATGCGCCGGACGCGCTGAACGCGCTCTTCCGGATCGAGACGTTCTGGCGGCATTCGATCGCGGTGGCGTTCAAGGCCGCGGAGCTGGCAGGGCAGGGGCGGCGGGTGGATGTGCCGAGCGCGTTCACGGCGGGGATTGTGCACAACATGGGCCGCCTCGCGCTGTTCTACCGTGACCCGGCGCTGGTCGACCAGGCGGTCGCGCGGGCGATGGCGGAGGGGCGGACGCTCGAGGAGGTGGAGGCGGAGCTGGGCTTCGACCATGCGGCGGCGGGCGAGCTGCTGGCACGGAAGTGGAAGCTGCCGGAGGCGATCTGCGAGGCGATCGGGCGGCACCACGAGCCGCTGGAGACGAACCAGACGCTTGCGGGGTGCGTGGCGATGGCCGACCGGTACGTCGTTGAGAACGGGCTGCTTCCGGGATACGTGCTGCCGCCGGAGCCGGGGACGGTGCGGGTGCCGGCGCCTGAGTTTGCGCAGCTGATGAAGCAGGTCGACGCGCTGATGGAGCTGGTAACGGGCCAGCCTGTGGGCGTTCGGGCGGCATAG
- the pckA gene encoding phosphoenolpyruvate carboxykinase (ATP), whose translation MAISPAPSNAGSAIIGNAVEVHHNLSVPVLYEYAVRRREGKLLQGGSFAVFSGERTGRSPQDKFVVKTPEISEHVWWGKHNQPLPVETFERLLAKAMQYLRGREIFVQDTVVSQDPAHRKTVRVITEQAYHSLFARTMFIPSEKRPFDEKADITIIHCPFLHLAGEADGVRSDAVVALNLTEGIILIAGTAYAGEMKKAVFTAMNYYLPLEGILSLHSAANVDPRTGKSALFFGLSGTGKTTLSTDPERLLVGDDEHAWTERGIFNIEGGCYAKTIRLSKEAEPDIFEQTHEFGTILENVIFDEETREVDLNDDSITENTRGSYPLESLKHVYLEPVAPHPSHVILLTADAFGVLPPVARLTPEQALYHFLSGYTCKLAGTEVGLKDPEVTFSPCYGAPFMALNPTVYAELLEQRLRMTGAQTWLINTGWTGGKYGVGKRIAIQETRKMVRAVLNDLLAGAECRKDPVFGFEVPLRVPGVDMRLLDPRAAWGDPEEYDRVYRGLAERFAANFEQFRPLVRPEVAAAGP comes from the coding sequence ATGGCAATATCCCCGGCACCCAGCAACGCAGGCAGCGCGATCATCGGGAACGCTGTCGAGGTCCATCACAACCTTTCGGTCCCGGTGCTGTACGAATACGCGGTGCGGCGGCGCGAGGGGAAGCTGCTCCAGGGCGGGTCGTTTGCGGTGTTCAGCGGCGAGCGGACGGGGCGGAGCCCGCAGGACAAGTTCGTTGTGAAGACGCCGGAGATTTCGGAGCACGTGTGGTGGGGGAAGCACAACCAGCCTCTGCCGGTGGAGACGTTTGAGCGGCTGCTGGCGAAGGCGATGCAGTACCTGAGGGGGCGGGAGATCTTCGTGCAGGACACGGTGGTCTCGCAGGACCCGGCACACCGGAAGACGGTGCGCGTGATTACGGAGCAGGCGTACCACTCGCTGTTCGCACGAACGATGTTCATCCCTTCGGAGAAGCGGCCGTTCGACGAGAAGGCGGACATTACGATCATCCACTGCCCGTTCCTCCACCTGGCCGGGGAGGCCGACGGGGTGCGGAGCGACGCGGTAGTCGCGCTGAACCTGACGGAAGGGATCATCCTGATCGCAGGGACGGCCTATGCGGGCGAGATGAAGAAGGCTGTCTTTACGGCGATGAACTACTACCTGCCGCTCGAGGGCATCCTCTCGCTGCACTCGGCGGCGAACGTGGACCCTCGGACGGGGAAATCGGCGCTGTTTTTCGGGCTTTCGGGCACGGGGAAGACGACGCTGAGCACGGACCCTGAGCGGCTGCTGGTCGGGGACGACGAGCACGCCTGGACGGAGCGGGGGATTTTCAACATCGAGGGCGGGTGCTACGCGAAGACAATCCGGCTTTCGAAGGAGGCGGAGCCGGACATTTTCGAGCAGACGCACGAGTTCGGGACGATCCTGGAGAACGTAATCTTCGACGAGGAGACGCGCGAAGTCGACCTGAACGATGACAGCATCACGGAGAACACGCGGGGCAGCTACCCGCTGGAATCGCTGAAGCATGTGTACCTGGAGCCGGTGGCGCCGCACCCGTCGCACGTCATCCTGCTGACGGCCGATGCGTTCGGGGTGCTGCCGCCGGTGGCGCGGCTGACGCCGGAGCAGGCGCTCTACCACTTTCTCTCGGGGTATACGTGCAAGCTGGCCGGGACGGAGGTGGGCCTCAAGGACCCCGAGGTGACGTTCAGCCCGTGCTACGGCGCGCCGTTCATGGCGCTGAACCCGACGGTCTACGCTGAGCTGCTGGAGCAGCGGCTGCGGATGACCGGGGCACAGACGTGGCTGATCAATACAGGCTGGACCGGCGGGAAGTACGGGGTCGGCAAGCGGATTGCGATCCAGGAGACGCGGAAGATGGTGCGGGCCGTGCTGAACGACCTGCTGGCGGGCGCAGAGTGCCGGAAGGACCCGGTGTTCGGGTTCGAGGTGCCGCTGCGGGTGCCGGGCGTGGATATGCGGCTGCTGGACCCGCGGGCGGCCTGGGGCGACCCGGAGGAGTACGACCGGGTCTACCGGGGGCTGGCGGAGCGGTTTGCGGCGAACTTCGAGCAGTTCCGCCCGCTGGTGCGGCCGGAGGTTGCGGCGGCCGGGCCGTGA
- a CDS encoding cation diffusion facilitator family transporter, whose protein sequence is MAAAHTRRRALLLGLSLTLLFAAAQAVVGFAFGSIALVSDAGHMLTDALGLGLAFAAATIAARPPDARRTFGYARAEVLAVPLHVALLAGIAAFIIYESLGRLDGAHHIRTGPVLATAVAGLAVNLLVLRILHGHSHDNLNVRGAALEAMADALGSVLVILSAAAIALGATPALDPIAALLIAALILPRAIGLLRQAAAILLESAPPGLDPRAIAEAARDVRGVLDLHDVHVWSIAPSFPALSAHVELADAGCTEHVLTDLAALLRERFGIVHVTLQPETPALHLAMECCSAPDAALFDPGHSHELARR, encoded by the coding sequence GTGGCAGCCGCGCACACCCGCCGCCGGGCGCTCCTGCTCGGGCTCTCGCTCACCCTCCTCTTCGCCGCCGCGCAGGCCGTGGTCGGCTTCGCCTTCGGCTCCATCGCTCTCGTCTCCGATGCCGGCCACATGCTCACCGATGCACTCGGGCTCGGCCTCGCCTTCGCCGCCGCGACCATCGCCGCGCGCCCGCCCGATGCCCGCCGCACCTTCGGCTATGCCCGCGCCGAGGTCCTCGCCGTCCCCCTCCACGTCGCGCTCCTCGCCGGGATCGCCGCGTTTATCATCTACGAGTCCCTTGGCCGGCTCGACGGCGCCCACCACATCCGCACCGGTCCGGTCCTCGCCACTGCAGTTGCCGGCCTCGCCGTCAACCTCCTTGTTCTCCGCATCCTCCATGGCCACAGCCACGACAACCTGAACGTCCGCGGCGCCGCCCTCGAAGCGATGGCCGACGCCCTCGGCTCGGTCCTCGTCATCCTCTCCGCCGCAGCCATTGCCCTCGGCGCCACCCCCGCGCTCGACCCCATCGCGGCCCTCCTGATCGCAGCGCTCATCCTTCCCCGCGCGATCGGCCTCCTCCGGCAGGCCGCCGCCATCCTCCTCGAGAGTGCACCGCCCGGCCTCGACCCCCGCGCTATCGCCGAAGCCGCGCGCGATGTCCGCGGTGTGCTCGACCTCCACGACGTCCACGTCTGGAGCATCGCCCCGTCCTTCCCCGCCCTCAGCGCGCACGTCGAACTCGCCGATGCCGGCTGCACCGAGCACGTCCTCACCGACCTCGCCGCCCTCCTGCGCGAACGATTCGGCATCGTCCACGTCACCCTCCAGCCCGAAACGCCGGCGCTTCACCTCGCCATGGAGTGCTGCTCCGCCCCCGACGCGGCCCTCTTCGACCCCGGCCACTCCCACGAACTCGCCCGCCGATGA
- a CDS encoding calcium/sodium antiporter, with the protein MDPLSLALFVAGIAMLIVGAEGLVRGAGHLAIAMGVSPLVVGLTVVAFGTSSPELAVSISSSLGGKPDLAIGNVVGSNIFNILVILGVSALAAPLIVHQQLVRFEVPLMIAVSFLVLMFALDGSIQRYEGALLFAGVVAYTWWAVRKSRSESREVEDEYEAEIGRRPVTPRTVTLDIILVAAGLGLLVLGSEWFTAGAIDIAEALGVSELVIGLTIVAAGTSMPELATSVVAAIRGERDIAVGNAVGSNLFNLMAVLGAAAAVSPGGIPVADSAARFDLPVMTAVAVAALPIFFTGYVITRANGALFLGLYAAYALYLFLDASGHDALDAYSMVMLGVILPVIAAVTLALALRYYLRERRRQNAGA; encoded by the coding sequence ATGGACCCCCTTTCCCTCGCCCTGTTCGTCGCCGGCATCGCCATGCTCATCGTCGGCGCTGAAGGACTGGTGCGCGGCGCCGGCCACCTCGCCATCGCGATGGGCGTCTCGCCGCTCGTCGTCGGCCTCACCGTCGTCGCCTTCGGCACAAGCTCGCCCGAGCTCGCGGTCAGCATCTCCTCCTCCCTGGGCGGCAAGCCCGACCTCGCGATCGGCAACGTCGTCGGGAGCAACATCTTCAACATCCTCGTCATCCTCGGAGTCTCCGCCCTCGCTGCGCCCCTCATCGTTCACCAGCAGCTCGTCCGCTTCGAGGTCCCGCTCATGATCGCCGTTTCGTTCCTTGTGCTGATGTTTGCCCTCGATGGCAGCATCCAGCGCTACGAAGGCGCCCTCCTCTTCGCCGGCGTCGTGGCCTACACCTGGTGGGCAGTCCGCAAAAGCCGCAGCGAATCCCGTGAGGTCGAGGACGAATACGAGGCCGAGATCGGCCGCCGCCCGGTGACCCCGCGCACCGTCACGCTCGACATCATCCTCGTCGCCGCCGGCCTCGGGCTGCTCGTCCTCGGCTCCGAATGGTTCACTGCCGGCGCCATCGACATCGCCGAAGCCCTCGGCGTGAGCGAACTGGTCATCGGACTCACGATCGTCGCGGCCGGCACCTCCATGCCCGAGCTCGCCACCTCGGTCGTTGCCGCCATCCGTGGAGAACGTGATATCGCCGTCGGCAACGCCGTCGGCAGCAACCTTTTCAACCTGATGGCCGTGCTGGGTGCTGCGGCAGCCGTCTCGCCCGGAGGCATCCCCGTCGCCGATTCAGCTGCCCGCTTCGACCTCCCCGTCATGACCGCCGTCGCGGTCGCCGCCCTCCCCATCTTCTTCACGGGCTACGTGATCACCCGCGCCAACGGCGCCCTCTTCCTCGGCCTCTACGCCGCCTACGCCCTCTACCTCTTCCTCGACGCCAGCGGCCACGACGCGCTCGATGCCTACAGCATGGTGATGCTGGGCGTCATTCTCCCCGTCATCGCCGCCGTCACCCTCGCCCTCGCCCTCCGCTACTACCTCCGCGAACGCCGACGCCAAAACGCCGGGGCCTGA
- a CDS encoding ABC transporter substrate-binding protein, with the protein MTRLSRRALLIGAGSLAGAGTVVGVVAASRRRRPGALPLGPSAAPPVPGAPAATPTPTPLPRGGRLAIAAAAGFDFDTFDAARSGEPSVVELLGRVHARLIQWADPAAAVLGPDLAAAWEQPDPLTLVLRLDPRARWHDVPPLAGAPVTAAEVQAHLARVVAIARAGDAPRSQRSAALLDIARVETPGLAAVRLVLDRPSPLLLPALAGEFALVQPPAVLEGPSAPSDPLDPALLAGCGPWVFSGFDGPAARFRAHASGHRSPLLDAMAVSPPVDTLARYRAGELDEFPAIDPRDAEAARALPGIVELPRFHRELVLSTFAASGPPWSDPRLVEAISGALNRTCLADALFAGRARPSGPLPPVSRAALEPPVLAPFPGYAADAADDARAARQRWEAAGGPSLGPVTVDIPSIFDPRYAASAVVIARLNDVLGPQFRPGVETYTTIARRVQEGAYGNGRAAFWFGWGTPLPSPDPRELLLDLYGHALAPAERSNLLAADPADSAAFAGLQRAILRDGFRGVVPWLQQVGETFRRPGTFGPPPSPFWDGYRDVQRYRLS; encoded by the coding sequence ATGACCCGGCTATCCCGCCGCGCGCTCCTCATCGGCGCCGGCTCACTCGCCGGGGCCGGAACTGTTGTCGGCGTGGTCGCTGCGTCGCGCCGGCGCCGCCCCGGAGCCTTGCCGCTAGGCCCATCGGCCGCGCCGCCTGTTCCCGGTGCACCAGCCGCCACGCCGACCCCTACGCCGCTTCCCCGCGGCGGCCGCCTCGCCATCGCTGCCGCTGCAGGCTTCGACTTTGATACCTTCGACGCCGCCCGCTCCGGCGAACCCTCCGTCGTCGAGTTGCTCGGGCGGGTGCACGCCCGGCTCATCCAGTGGGCCGACCCTGCCGCTGCGGTCCTCGGCCCCGACCTCGCCGCCGCGTGGGAACAGCCCGACCCCCTGACCCTCGTCCTCCGCCTCGACCCCCGCGCCCGCTGGCACGACGTCCCGCCCCTCGCCGGCGCCCCTGTCACGGCCGCCGAGGTGCAGGCCCACCTCGCCCGGGTCGTGGCGATCGCCCGCGCGGGCGATGCCCCCCGGTCGCAGCGCTCCGCTGCCCTGCTCGACATCGCCCGCGTCGAAACCCCCGGCCTCGCCGCCGTCCGGCTCGTCCTCGACCGCCCGTCGCCGCTCCTCCTCCCCGCCCTGGCCGGCGAATTCGCCCTCGTCCAGCCGCCGGCCGTCCTCGAAGGCCCGTCGGCCCCCTCCGACCCCCTCGACCCGGCCCTCCTCGCCGGCTGCGGCCCGTGGGTCTTCTCCGGCTTCGATGGCCCCGCGGCCCGCTTCCGGGCCCACGCCTCCGGCCACCGTTCGCCGCTCCTAGATGCAATGGCCGTCAGCCCGCCCGTCGACACCCTCGCCCGCTACCGCGCCGGCGAACTCGACGAATTCCCCGCCATCGACCCGCGCGACGCGGAGGCGGCCCGCGCCCTGCCCGGCATTGTGGAGCTTCCCCGCTTCCACCGCGAACTCGTCCTCTCCACCTTCGCGGCCTCCGGTCCGCCCTGGTCCGACCCGCGCCTCGTCGAAGCGATCTCCGGCGCGCTCAATCGCACCTGCCTGGCCGACGCGCTCTTCGCGGGGCGCGCCCGCCCTTCCGGCCCGCTCCCGCCGGTCTCCCGCGCGGCGCTCGAACCCCCGGTCCTCGCGCCCTTCCCCGGCTATGCCGCCGACGCGGCCGACGATGCCCGGGCCGCCCGCCAGCGCTGGGAGGCAGCCGGTGGGCCGTCGCTGGGCCCCGTCACGGTCGACATTCCCTCCATCTTCGACCCCCGCTACGCCGCCAGCGCCGTCGTCATCGCCCGCCTGAACGACGTGCTCGGGCCGCAGTTCCGCCCCGGCGTCGAAACCTACACCACCATCGCTCGCCGCGTTCAGGAGGGCGCCTACGGCAACGGCCGCGCCGCCTTCTGGTTCGGCTGGGGCACGCCGCTCCCCTCCCCCGACCCGCGCGAACTCCTCCTCGACCTCTACGGCCACGCCCTGGCTCCCGCCGAGCGCTCGAACCTCCTGGCAGCCGACCCCGCCGACTCCGCCGCCTTCGCCGGGCTCCAGCGCGCCATCCTCCGTGACGGCTTCCGCGGTGTCGTCCCGTGGCTCCAGCAGGTCGGGGAGACCTTCCGCCGACCCGGCACGTTCGGCCCGCCGCCATCGCCGTTCTGGGATGGCTACCGCGACGTTCAGCGGTATCGGCTGTCCTGA